GGGCGCCCCTGCTCATGGAGCGGACAGCCGATGGGCGGCCGCAGGAGGTGGGCAGGGTCTACATCTACCTGCAGCGCCCGGCCGGCATGGAGCCCATGCCCACCCTTACCCTCACTGGCCATGATGAGTTTGGTCGATTCGGCAGTTCCCTGACCCCCCTGGGGGACCTGGACCAGGATGGCTACAATGATGTAGCCATTGGGGCTGCCTTTGGTGGGGAGAACCAGCAGGGAGTGGTGTTTGTATTCCCTGGGGGCCCAGGGGGCCTGGCCTCTAAGCCTTCCCAGGTTCTGCTGCCCCTGTGGACAGCTAGCCACACGCCGGACTTCTTTGGCTCCGCCCTTCGAGGAGGCCGAGACCTGGATGGCAACAGATACCCTGATCTGATTGTGGGGTCCTTTGGTGTAGACAAGGCTGTGGTGTACAGGGGTCGCCCCATCGTGTCTGCCAGTGCCTCCCTCACCATCTTTCCCGCCATGTTCAACCCAGAGGAGCATAGCTGCAGCTTGGAGGGGAACCCTGCGGCTTGCATCAATCTCAGCTTCTGCCTCAATGCTTCTGGAAAACACGTTCCTGACTCCATCGGCTTCACGGTGGAGCTCCAGTTGGACTGGCAGAAGCAGAAGGGCGGAGCGCGGCGGGCCCTGTTCCTGGCCTCCCGACAGGCCACCCTGACCCAGACCCTGCTCATCCAGAACGGGGCTCGGGAGGATTGCAGAGAGATGAAGATCTACCTCAGGAACGAGTCAGAGTTTCGAGACAAACTCTCCCCAATTCACATCGCTCTCAACTTCTCCCTGGACCCCCAAGCCCCTGTGGACAGCCACGGCCTTCGGCCCGTCCTACACTACCAGAGCAAGAGCCGCATAGAGGACAAGGCTCAGATCTTGCTGGACTGTGGAGAAGACAATATCTGTGTGCCAGACCTACAGCTGGAAGTGTTTGGGGAGCAGAACCATGTGTACCTGGGCGACAAGAactctctgaacctcactttCCATGCCCAGAATGTGGGTGAGGGCGGCGCCTACGAGGCAGAGCTTCGCGTCACGGCCCCTCCGGAGGCTGAGTACTCAGGACTCGTCAGACACCCAGGGAACTTCTCCAGCCTGAGCTGTGACTACTTTGCTGTGAACCAGAGCCGCCTGCTGGTGTGTGACCTGGGCAACCCCATGAAGGCAGGAGCCAGTCTCTGGGGTGGCCTTCGGTTCACAGTCCCGCACCTCAGGGACACGAAGAAAACCATCCAGTTTGACTTCCAGATCCTCAGCAAGAATCTCAACAACTCGCAAAGTGAAGTGGTTTCCTTCCGGCTCTCCGTGGAAGCTCAGGCCCAGGTCTCCCTTAACGGTGTCTCCAAGCCCGAGGCAGTGCTATTCCCGGTGAGCGACTGGCATCCCCGAGACCAGCCGCAGGAAGAGGGGGACGTGGGCCCTGCTGTCCACCACGTCTATGAGCTCATCAACCTGGGCCCCAGCTCCATTAGCCGGGGCGTGCTGGAGCTCAGCTGTCCCCAGGCTCTGGAAGGTCAGCAGCTCCTCTACGTGACCCGGGTCACAGGACTCAGCAACTGCACCACCAGTCACCCCCCCAACCCACAGGGCCTGGAGTTGGATCCCGAGGGTTCCCAGCACCACCGGCTGCAAAGACGGGATGCTCTGGGCCGCAGCCCTGCCTCCTCAGGGCCTCAGATCCTGAAATGCCCGGAGGCCGAGTGTTTCAGGCTGCGCTGCGAGCTGGGGCCACTGCACCGGCAAGAGAGCCGAAGTCTGCTACTGCATTTCCGCGTCTGGGCCAAGACCTTCCTCCAGCGGGAACACCAGCCATTTAGTCTGCAGTGTGAAGCTGTGTATGAAGCCCTGAAGATGCCCTACCGAATCCTGCCTCGGCAGCTTCCCCGAAAGGAACTGCAGGTGGCCACAGCCGTGCAGTGGATCAAGGCAGAGGGCAGCCACAGCGTCCCGCTGTGGATCATCACCCTAGCCGCCCTCACTGGCCTCCTGCTCCTAGGTCTGCTCATCTTTATCCTCTACAAGCTGGGATTCTTCAAACGCTCCCTCCCATACGGCACCGCCATGGAAGAAGCTCAGCTCAAGCCTCCAGCCACCTCTGATGCCTGACTCTTCCCGAtctcccagactcccaatcctgAAGGtccagtccccccacccccagtctactgacagggagggggctgggcgcTTCCTGAAGGTGCTGAGGGCCAGGGAGAagctcctctccccagcccagagACATACTTGAAGGGCCAGAGCCGGGAGGTGTGGAGCTGGGGATCCCCTCCCCCCATGCACTGTGAAGGACCCTCGTTTACACATGCCCTCCTCATGGATGGGGGAACTCAGATCCAGGGACAGAGGCCCCAGCCTCCCTGCAGCCTTTGCATTTTGGAGAGTTTCCTGAAAACAACTTGGAACCAGAACTGGGAGATCCAATCCCAGTTTTCCGGCTCAGACGTGCCACCACGACTTCCTGTCCAGTTCCAGCCTGCAAAGATCTGTCCTCAGCCCTGCCAGAAGCCCCCAGTTAAGAACCTGGAACCTGGGGAGCGAGACATGGCAGCTCTGGACAGCCCCCACCCTGGTGGGCCAACAAGGAACAATAACCGTGGATGGTGCCCCAGGCCCCGCTCAGGACAGATCCCACACCAGGATCCACGCTGGCCCAGAACCAGCTGCAAGGGGAATCAGAACTCGAACAGGGCCAGATCGAACCTGGGGCCTGGGGTTGATCTGGGACCCAGACTCAGACATTGGTAACCTAACTAGGCAGATCCAGGACTACATTTGAGCCTGCTCCAGACCTGGGCCTGGAGGCCCAATCCACCTCTGACTCAGGAGAAGTCAGGAATTGCCCAGGACCCTGAAGGGGCCACGATGGCAACAGATCTGGAACCTTAACACTGGCCGGACACAGGCCCTACCAGTCCCCTGGAGAAAGGGGGAGCCCGCTGTCCCCGGCCTGCAGGATCTGTGTTCGGCCCGCCAGCTGCACTGACGctgcccttcctctccctgcccaaCCCTCCCCTCACCTTGGCTCCGGACACCCGGGACTTATTTAAACTCTGTTGCAAGTGCAATAAACCTGGCCCGGTGCCCCCactgacaaaataaataaataaataaacaaacgcTCACTGAAATAAGAAGGGTGTTTCATTTACTTTGAGTTCCTAGAGCATATCAGATCTgccatttatatttcatttctcattcattcaacaatagtacaataagaaaaataatgctaATGCCAGAATTAATCTCTATTTCTGAAGACTAACTTTATAGAAAGATAAACACTAAAGGCCTTGCaacctttaaaaacaacaaaaacaaacccaaattagGTAGATCATTGGAGCAAACaagaatgttcaataaatgacCCCAAACTGTGCAATCAAGTCTTACTCATCCACACTGAAAATGGACAAAGTATTAGCATAGCTAATCAACAACTCATTTCTTATTGGAATTAAATTACTTATTGGAAGGGGATTGTATCTGATTTACCTCTTTAATAGTATTTTCAATTAATTTGATATTAAaatagtttataccttttgagCATAAACAATTGATAACAAAAATCTATTATCTGGAAGTTGAACtcaacttgaaattttaaaactattatgcATCCTGCACTACCAGATTTTTGTACTCTGTAATAAGAATAAAGGTCTTCCACATAAAGTTTTCTATGGAAATACTAAGACTGTCAGAGAGATAAGCAAATAAGTTAAAACTTTAACCTCAAACGGTCCAGAATAAGAATATTATTTGTTTcctagagaaaaatatttatctactACCTGTTTTTCAGTCACTAGaaagtcatttgtatttttttttcagacacaAATTTAAGAGAGCTCTAAAACAACAAATTCCACCAACTCTCCACATATGTGAATGAcccaaacagaaaaaagagatcATCTAGTTGCAAATACAGAAGACAGGAAGCACAGGAAAATCCATCTGAAATCTGAGCAAGTAGTTCATGCAGAACTCTCAGCCATACCTTTATCtgatcttaaattttttaaagtaaaataacatCTAAAGCATActggggcttaaaaaaaaaagcccatggtTCATTTGGCATAACTGTGTAAATATCAGAAAATTCCATCAACATCTTCTCTATTTGActactgttgaaaaaaatttcacataCGCTTTATCACTATgctatttcacatttatttaaacTTCAGTGTTGTACCTTCAGGCTAACAggatctattttatttcttttatatacgCAACACCATATTTGATCTATGTCAAGCACAATGATGTGCTTCaatttttattctgaattttttttaaacaatgatgcTTTAAAACTAAATTGCCAGTAACAGAACAAAAACGACAttgaaaagacaatttaaaagcaaaatggaGAGTGAGGCATAAGTGTTAGTATCATAAGTACTGTCATTGTCTACCAACTAGGCAATAACCAGGTTAAATGTCTATGATTGCTCACGCAACTAGACTGATATCACGTTACATCTGTGTTTTTACAGAAACTAGGGAAATGTTGCTACTTCTTTGACTTAGGGAAATTAGAATATGGGCTGAAAATAAGACAGGCagtgtgatttaaaaagaaagatacgTATACACCTGTACTCTGGCCTAAGCTAAAATGGCCATAGGTGTCAAACATATGTAGGAGACAGTAGATGGTAAATGTGGGTGCCATACaaggtatttttgttgttgttgttgttgttttaaatatccACAAGGCTGCCTTCAGGAAGTTTTAGTTTTGAAACTTTTTCTTTGAAGGTTCAGCTGGATGGAAAAGTAGCTAACACTTTCTAGGCctgcagaagatctaaataaattcttagatacatttttttctatataaaattatGCAAGCACATATTTAGAACAAGTTGATCTTTCTATAAAAAAGGTATATATGTGCAAatatatacctaaaactaatacagttaCAAATCAGTTAAAAATTCTACCAACTAATTCTTTTACAACTGGTCCAGACCAGTGTTTGGGGAAAGTGGTCTAtataaggaaaatagaaaaattccattcatatcaaatttggaaattcaGTTTTTAACAATCTCATCATGGTCACCACAGAAAATACAgatgatatgtatacatataactaatTCATGTGTTATTGGCCAATGGTattgtaagttttaaaaaattcatagcaactttaaattatatttctcaaAAATGCCAAAAAGCATAGTTTTCACTGCATCCCCTTTGACCATACACAATGCatgaatattttagattttaaaatgtccAAGCATATGTATAATAGCATTGCAGAAATTAACGAACAGTAAATTCCCAATGAAATCACTGACTGATTTAAAGTGGTTGGAGAGTTACCAAAACGAATCCTctgcctagggacttccctggtggcacagtggttaagactctgcacccccaatgcagggggccggggtttgatccctggttagggaactagctcccacatgcatgccacagcttGCCTGCAAGCTGCAACAAAGCAGGCCACGTGCCGCAAATAAGACCCGgcgcaactaaataaataaatagaataaataaataaatacatatatttaaaaaaagactcctcTACCTAGACTGCTAAAGCTGACCGGAGAAAAGTCTTATGAACACACTACATAGCACCATTAAAAAATTATGGTTTCTGATGGCGGCTGGGCTTTCAAATCCACTCAGTATCATCATCTCCTTCATCCTTGATTCATACCATTCCCCATTCCTTTTTGCCCTTACTGTTCTAAATTTTACTTTTGTCATTAGCCTTCATGTTTTTCACCCATGAAGCAAGCATGAACTTCCTCAGTCTTCCACCCTTTCACCCCTGAATGTATAATCCATGTGCTTCAAAGTTAATCAAGCCTGGGCTCCAATTTCAGCTCAACATTTACCAAATCTGTGACCCTAAGCTGATCTCTCTAggcccatttcctcatctataaaatgggaatgtggGAATGTGAAAACCTAATCACAGTGTGCTCAAAATGATTTATgagaaaagattatgaaaaatgaCCAACGCACTGTATAAACATGGCAGATGTCTGTTAGCTCTTTATTCACACCCACAATTTTACTCTTATTCCTTTCTGTTCTTCTCTGCTCATTCCTCCTGGAAAATCCCTGCTTATTTCAAATAGCTTTAAGGTCACCTCCAGGTAAAACTTTCGCCACCCATCTCCTCACTCAAGTATAAGTTTTTAGTGACCCCATAGTACTTAGCAGTTCTATTATAGTACATAGCACATTATTTAATAATGGCTTACCTATTTCAAACCCTTTCTAACATGTGAGCTTCTGGAGGTAGGGACTGTTTACTTCTTCGGATTTCCGAAATCTAACAAAGTACCTAGTACATAGTAGCTTCTCAAAAGTTAATATAATGGGATGAAAATGATCTTAAGAAGCATCCCCACTATCCAGATGCCTTTTGGAACTTGAATTATTTGTGTACTGTATTGGTGTCTGCTAGTGAATGGAATTATGATGGGAATgggaaaatataatggaaaatgaTAGTTAAATTTAATTAAGAAATTAACACATAATCATGTCTCAAAATATTCTGGACCaggtatatatatccaaaagtctcacagaagaaaaagaaaatgaagttaagGGCCTGTGCCAGGTAAATTTCattacaaaaatgaaatgaatataaCTCACAGATCCATGTAGAAAAACATGAAGGAGTAACTGAAttgttaaacaaagaaaaataacaaaactccAAATAAAAAAAGTCAGGCATTTTTTCAAGCAGCCATTTGGAGACTCTCTCCCATCTCTGAGTATTTCAAagagatagacaataaacaatagaaatcagaaaaatatacaACGGAAAGTGAcatgtgctatgaagaaaattaaGCAGCCAAAGAATtatgtgtggggacttccctggtggcacagtggttaagaatccacctgccaatgcaggggacacgggtgtgagccctggtcggggaagatcccacatgctgcagagcaactaagcccgtgcaccacaactactgaagcccgcgtgcctagagcccgtgctctgcaacaagagaagccaccacagtgagaagcctgtgcactgcaacgaagagtagcccccgctcactgcaactagagaaagcccacgtgcagcaacgaagacccaacgcagccaaaataaataaataaaaacaaataaataaattaattttttaaaaagccaacaagATTTGTTGAGAGACTGGATGTGAGGTATAAAAGAGAGaagatgatgaatggataaagaaaatgtggtgcacgtgtacagtggaatattattcacccataaagagaaggaaagtctagcatttgtgacaacatggatgaacctggaggacattacacaaagtgaaataaaaccagacacagaaagacaaatattgattgatctcacatacatgtggaatctaaaaaagtcaaaaactcatggaagcagagagtagaacagtggttaacagaggctggggtgggagaaatggggtgATGTGGGTCAAAGTTCCTGTCAGATGAATAAgttttatacttgaaatttgctaagagtagtAGACCTAAGCGTTCTCACCGCATGTGTACATACatgtgcgcacgcacacacacatatatacacacagaaggTAACAATGTGAGGTGACcaatgtgttaattagcttgaattatggtgatcatttcacaatgtatatgtctattaaatcatgttgtacaccttacatatatacaatctttatttgtcaattatacctccgtAAAGCTGGGGGGAAAGAATGTCAAGGTTATTGCCTTACAGAACTGGAAGAATGGAGTTGCCTTTTGCTGGGAGGAAAGTCTGTGAGAGGAagtggggcagagggaagggctgTCATAAGCTCCTTTGGTCTTGCTTTTCTAGAACACTTGCCACCCTGAGAGTGATAA
The nucleotide sequence above comes from Balaenoptera ricei isolate mBalRic1 chromosome 18, mBalRic1.hap2, whole genome shotgun sequence. Encoded proteins:
- the LOC132352573 gene encoding LOW QUALITY PROTEIN: integrin alpha-5-like (The sequence of the model RefSeq protein was modified relative to this genomic sequence to represent the inferred CDS: deleted 1 base in 1 codon) is translated as MGSRTPGSPLLAVQLRWGPRRRSQLLPLLLLLLPPPPRVGGFNLDAEAPAVLSGSPGSFFGFSVEFYWPGTDEVSVLVGAPKANTSQPGVLQGGAVYLCPWGTSPAQCTPIEFDSKGSWILESSPPSSLEGEEPVEYKSLQWFGATVRAHGSSILACAPLYSWRTEKEPLSDPVGTCYLSTDNFTRILEYAPCHSDFSRAAGQGYCQGGFSAEFTKTGRVVLGGPGSYFWQGQILSATQEQIAESYYPGYLINPVRGQLQTRQASSIYDDSYLGYSVAVGEFSGDDTEDFVAGVPKGNLTYGYVTILNGSDSIRSIYNFSGEQMASYFGYAVAATDVNGDGLDDLLVGAPLLMERTADGRPQEVGRVYIYLQRPAGMEPMPTLTLTGHDEFGRFGSSLTPLGDLDQDGYNDVAIGAAFGGENQQGVVFVFPGGPGGLASKPSQVLLPLWTASHTPDFFGSALRGGRDLDGNRYPDLIVGSFGVDKAVVYRGRPIVSASASLTIFPAMFNPEEHSCSLEGNPAACINLSFCLNASGKHVPDSIGFTVELQLDWQKQKGGARRALFLASRQATLTQTLLIQNGAREDCREMKIYLRNESEFRDKLSPIHIALNFSLDPQAPVDSHGLRPVLHYQSKSRIEDKAQILLDCGEDNICVPDLQLEVFGEQNHVYLGDKNSLNLTFHAQNVGEGGAYEAELRVTAPPEAEYSGLVRHPGNFSSLSCDYFAVNQSRLLVCDLGNPMKAGASLWGGLRFTVPHLRDTKKTIQFDFQILSKNLNNSQSEVVSFRLSVEAQAQVSLNGVSKPEAVLFPVSDWHPRDQPQEEGDVGPAVHHVYELINLGPSSISRGVLELSCPQALEGQQLLYVTRVTGLSNCTTSHPPNPQGLELDPEGSQHHRLQRRDALGRSPASSGPQILKCPEAECFRLRCELGPLHRQESRSLLLHFRVWAKTFLQREHQPFSLQCEAVYEALKMPYRILPRQLPRKELQVATAVQWIKAEGSHSVPLWIITLAALTGLLLLGLLIFILYKLGFFKRSLPYGTAMEEAQLKPPATSDA